The Triplophysa dalaica isolate WHDGS20190420 chromosome 18, ASM1584641v1, whole genome shotgun sequence genome includes the window ATTCTAGTTTCACAACTTCAGAAACACAATAAAGGATTGCAGgaaatctgatgggaattcgtAACCATTTTATGAGGCGGCTATTTTATAAGAATTCGTAGAAGGAGCATGGTACCAAAATGTACAATTGTTGGAAAAACAGTGAAACCCCACTCCTAAACCAAACCATCACTTGCTTTAAAGCTTATTGTGAAAAATACTTGAATATCATTAACAGATTTCAGGTTATACTACACAGGCCTGTGATCCGAGCAAAGTTCTTGCATACGGAAACCCTTTACAGAATGCAAACGAATAATACATTTCTGAACATAAACTTTGTTCAAATCCTCAACCTTAagtttgagctaaactaatagTAAGGCCTATAAAGTACGCAATGCCAAACTCGAATAAGACAAGTCGTACATGAGCATGTACGGTGTGTCAAAGCCGTTGAGTTATGAAAAGCACATTGTGCATGTGTGCGGCTGGATTAGAGAGTCCATGACAAAACAGAACGAGAACAATGAAAGACAAAAGACTGGAGATGTCTGCGACCGTACGATGTATCTGTGCTTCCTGTAACGCGATCTTTGATCTCACAACAGCTGTGTGTGTATCACAACACGCTCTTTAATGTGGGTCAATAATACCTGCTTAAACACAGTTCAAGAATGCAAGACTGCGAGCAGAAGGCCGGACAGTAAAGCCGCATTGACCCTCATCCGTGACTTTGTTCCAGGTTAAGCCATTCATTTTGACATTGTTAGGCATGTCCCGATGACCAGAGAATACCACAAACTAATCCAGGCAGGACAGGTTAAACGGCTTTAAAATGAGCCAGACGCAGAATGCACGTGTTTGGCAAACAATAACCGTGAAGACAGCTCTTTAATTCATTGTAGGCCTGTATTTGCAGAGCTGGAGTCGGACCCGCTCTTATCTGGAATATCGCTTGTGCCGTCTCTTCACAACTAtaaatgtcaatcaaacacagGGAACAAAGATTAAATACTATTTGGTATTGCGAAACatgtcattaaaacacaaatattgccGGAATGATGTATTGCACTAAAACAAAGGTTATGTCAAAATGTCATAATGAGCTGAATTCCACTAGGAAACAATAAATGTTCATCTTTTGACTTTTGTCCATTACACTTGGTACAAAAATGAGTTTATGGAAAGCCACTTGATTCACTTTAGTTGAGGCAGGTGTAAGTGTTTGGTCAGGTCACGTGTCTAAGTGTTTGTATACAGCATGTGTTCCTCATTGTTCTCAGTAGAAACAGTGATTTTCGAGCGTGCAAACACCTGCCTTTGAGATTTAATGCAAgagagaacaacaacaaaaattaaataaggATCAAGGGTTTTACAACAACCTcttaatttaaacagaaacgATCAAAGCTGTGACTGGACTGAATAATGAATTATGTATGTTGACAGAATAACATCTGCTGGCACAACGACTGCAATATGGCTACTTGTGTATGCATGCATGCAACACCCatgcacattaacacacacatagatTTATGCATACATtaaacacgtgtgtgtgtgtgtttctgttacCTTTCTGAGGTACTTTACTGATGATGATAAAACAGTCACTCCATCGACGGGATTATGTTTTACTTCCAACTCCTAACGTTTagtaaaacacataaaacacctCAGAATCCTCTCGAAGGATCTATTGATAAAACCAAATGTATCATGTGCGCGTCTCCTCACGAGAGTTTCGCCGTTACGAATCCAGCGCGTGCTgaaacttttctttctttagagAGAACCGGGTTTGTTCTTTTCACGGGACAAATTCAGACCTCTTCGACCGTCAGCCTCAGAAAACACAAATCCCGTGAACTGGTTTCTGTATGAAACATGCGTATCTTAAACGCCGTTAGAGCTCCGCGTCGAAGTGAAGATCCTCGTGCGCGCCGTTTCCCGCGGTCTCGTGCGCTTTAAATTTGCTGAGGGTTAGAGGTTCGAGTCCAGAGAACTTTTGCTGTTACTGACTTCATCCATCAGCgttaaaaacagagagagaaacattgtGAAACTACTCATTCACTCACTGATGGACTatcacagcaaacacacacctctctctctcgctctctctcgctctctctctctcgctctctctcgctctctctctccttggcTGGATTAGCTGGACGTCAACATTCAAGTTTTCGTTCTGCAAATTTGAACACTTTTTGTTTAGTGTTGTAGTATTAAACAAGgtgttttaaaaagtaaaaaagccttcatttctttaataaaatatgtatttaaaatgtttaaaatttgtaaaatgtatttgaactaATAGTTTACCTGCTGCATTTGAAATGCTTTCGAGACACACTcaattaaaatatagaaaatactGTTTTATGAGAAGATTTTCATCGttatcatcatcttcatctctctcttttcttctggGCGTTTTGAGTAAGACAACATTATGTACTTTATGAGACCCcaaaaattgctttattattttatttgtggctCACACAACATACAGgaatttgtgttaaaaaaagatatgtaaagttacaatttaaattaatgtttttaattaattatgtattttttaaatatgctgaAGCGCTTGATAATAGAAATTTGAAATGGTTTTAAAACAGGAATATAGTTATGAAAAGTTGTTTATTTCATCGATAGAAACACTTTTAGACAAATTTTTTCTTTAAgctttcttttttactttatacAGCAAATTCAGTTTGCAATTCAATTTaccccaaataaaaaatatatatcggatatatatatatatatatacaactctttaaaaaaaaacctgtaaatggttttatgaagtaaatattgatttgatttttgTGCGTCAATTCATTCAACGGCCACACGGGGGCCACACAACTCCAAAATTGACTCGAGTTCTCTTAAACGTCACATAGATTGACTCTGAAGTTTCCAAAACCACACAATCATGAAACAAACCACTCTATGATTTACAGCAAACTATTTCACCAGAGAATTTCCTTCAGTGGGGAAATTCACATCATGGAAAATAATTACGATCCAGTGGCACGACATTTCACATTGTGGGGATGCGACTCACATCATACCCTGGTCTGCGattaatttaagaaaatgacaaacatgAACCACTTCTGCTTTAGATTTAAAGAAACCACAGGACCGATTGTGCCAAGTGTATTTGTTTAATAGTACACAACAGCAACAGTTGATTTCTACAGCTTGCTTTGAAGCATCGATCTGTTCAGACTGATccgtaaaaaaacaaaacccagaGATTTATAGCAACCTTGAcctgaaaataattttctgttAAATACATCAAGAGTTTATTTTGCACCAGTTACTCACTACAGAATACTAATGTAGCAGTGACCTCTGAAGATGAATTCTCTCTgatataaaatgctttttattacaTGAATAATCATACCGCTTAATGAATGCAAACTACATTCTCAGTCTATGAAGTtgaaataaaaagtcatttgaATTCAGCACACATCAACAGCAGACAGGTGCGTCCCGCTGCATCTAAACCAGGCTCAAATCTCTGACTCCGTGCCCCGCTGTCATCAGTCATCAAAGTCTGGGATGTCATCGTAGGAGTAACCTCGGTAACCCTTGGAAGCATAGTAGGCGATGCGCAGGTGGTAAAATCCAGGGAGGAAAACAAGGATTCCGATGATCAGAACGGGGATGGTGCGATCGCGGTGCTGGGAGTAATAAGAAAGACACAAATGTGAAGTGCATGTGAGGCTCCTGCACAGCTCATAAAGCAAACCACATCTTTTTAATTTCAGACGTGTATAACCTTCgtttttctgctgaacacagaagatattttgaagaatgtcagaaatCAAACATTGCCCACCATTCACTTTTCACActcattcctcaaaatatcttgttaaGTTTTTAAATAGAATTCCCGAGTTTCCATGTAGCTGAACACCTAGCCAAGTAAATACAAATACCTCACAGTAAAAGACAGACTTGGTTGTGTTCTAGATGGGAAAATATATACTACTGTCAAGCGTTATTTTTGGGACTAGGTCATGAAATAGGGCAGACTGAGGGGGGTGGGGGTATCCTAAAAGCTCCATTACCAAATCTGAACACTTTATGGGGATAAACCCATGCGTCAGGTGTGCGCACAGCAGGGGGTAATCTCAATCTCCTGCCACTTCATAAAGTTTGAGATCCCACATTTGGTGAAGTAATCCTAaatcaacacatttaaaatgaacaaataggatttaaaattaatttaggTTGCGTTCAGGATTCCCACACATTTTAACCAACGACACAGAGTTTTCTATTTTTCAATTATAAGTAGATTAGGATCTAACATGCACACAAAGGTTATCAAAAACCTAAGAAGATTTTTGGTGTCTGTAGTGCTTGGAACTTCACATAAAACCAGCTGACAATGTCACCAGAAGgttgtttttcaaaacacactACATGAACGTACACTGGACTGTGTGAACACAAATCACACCTCAACAGACAGATAACAGTGACATGATCTCAAAAACGCCAGATCATGAAAGAAAAACTTAAAACGTGGTATGACACTCACATCGTTCACTTCGAAGTATCCTGCTAACAGGAGAGAGCCGATGATGATCAGTATGGTGCCGATGAGGAAGAGGCCTGTTGCCAGGGCGATGGCTTTATAAGGGACTTTAGGTGGGCTCCTCTTAAACTAAGAAAAGAGAAATAACTTGCACATTGTCTAATAGACAaattgacagacagacacacagacgaGCATACAGACGAAATAATTTCAGAATTGATTAGAGAAGCACAGAGCAATGTGCACTAGAAAAAAGCTCTAAAACTTTGataagagacagacagacaggcataCTAATGATTCTCTGAAATGgattcatattaaaatgaattagaCTCAAGTGCATTAAAagcctccatctctctctctctctctctctctctctctcacctggAGATCAATGTATCCATCATCATCGCTCGCCAGTTTGGAGTATCTCACCCCAGAGTTCGTCATGTTTCGAGGTGCCATCTTTCCTCCTGAGTTCATATTACAAGCACTTGTCAGACTAGTCACTAGTCTATAACATCTATTCAGACACAGAAATGATGTTCAACGTACCAATTTTATGAAAAGATATTATGAATCTGTTTTCTTTAACTGTTTTGCATCCTAAATTACCTTGATCCTGAAGAATCTTCGTCAATTTCACACGACGTAGTAACAAGGGAATTGTTTTGTACGTGCCTTAAAATCAATGGAGTCACTCAAAACTAAAATGTCACGTTCATGTCATTTTTCGACTGCCTTTGATAGAAGCGAACtacgtttgtgtttacaacgCGAACGCTTCCGGGTTTGAAATCACGCACGCGCCCTCTGCGTCAGTCCTCCGATATCCCGCGCATGCGCTTTGCTGACGTTTACAACGCAACGCCACAGGAGGGAGCTACATTATAGAAAACATATTATACTCGTTAATTAAAATTGTGTGTACATGATATCTATAAttaagcaaaaaaaataatttggtcTGTTTAACACGCCCCATGATGCTCCTAAAATATACAATTGGGGTTAAGAGTTAGAGCAAAAGAAAGTCAACAAAACAGACGTTATAATATAAAGGATTTATCAGTGATATATCAcccaatgaaaacaaataaattagcATTTATAACAACGTTAATTTAACAattaatttgaatgtatttaaattagttttttaaattacaaatatgaATGAGAGTTCTACATGAAGcgtttgattccaaaatgagatgacttacttttttttgttaatcatgttttttattatgttataattttttgttgtgttttattgtgttcgtgacctgtttttttgtatttattcttaaatcaaaacaaaccaactgcagtttaagtgatattaattggaattcacaatataaaaacatgattttggaaaGATCTTAAaaactgagttatctcattttttaacaaaactctTCACATGTTCATCGACATTAACATATGTAGTTTTATTGTCTTTCTATATGTAACTCATGCTCAATCTAATACTAGCATGGTAAATATATGATatttaaacatacttttttatattttacaaaaatgtatttaccacCCAATTGCTACTTAAATATCCACTGTGGTTGTGTAAAtatgcattatatatatatataatgatgtCGCAGAATTAGGAATTAAAGTGGTTGCATTGAATTGCACGTCACTACCTCTTGACACGTACCCAAAAGTGCTGTGGTGATCCCACGATGCACGCCACTGTCCTACCAAAATATGTGTGGAAAAAAGCAACATCATTGTATATTgtccacaataaaaaaaatgcttatttttccaCAGGTTTCTGTCACCGAAAACACTGAATGAGACGGCTGTTGCATTACGTGTCTTGTACAACAGTAGATGAATTCATTGTTTTCCTCATGCGTATATGTCTGTGTTGAAGGTTACTAatgaattaattgtttttttcatgcGTGTTTGTCTGTGTTGAAGGTTACCGAGTGGCATTGAGAGAATGTAAAGAAATGACTCATCGTGACGTCAAATTGAAGACCTGACATGAAGCTTGCAGGAAACAACAAATCAAGTGAACACCCCTCATCTTACAAGCTCCACCAAttagcacatttaaaacattatctttttttccacataaaaaaTCACCTCCCTTCTAAAATCACATGAACACAAAGTCAAAGGAAACACGACCCACGCTTAATAAAAAACAGGTTCACTTGTGACAAGAATGGTTTGTGCCAACAATGTGTCTTGTGCTGTGATTTCTTGGCTGCCAACAGCACAAAACTGTCAACGTTCAATTCTTCATGACTTCATGACCAATGTCAAATCTGGGTCCTGATGCAAAACTTGTTTTGTACTATAGGCACGCAATATACATCACACAATGGAAagtcaaaaaaatgaaaacacatcctcaaaacacagcagcattgtataatatatttgtttttgattatATGCAATCCaatgggattgaacccatgacctcgaCATTACTATTCCCATGCTCTAACCGCTGAGCCACAGGAAGGTTGCACTTgcaacaagacaaaaacaatgtGTCATGAAGTTTAATCCATTAAATTGAAAAGTGGCTTTCAACCATttgttctctctttttttcaagGATTAGGGGGTTAATTCAAGGTCCTGGTCGACAGATCATTTCATAACACCTGATGTCAGCGACGAGTTTGGTAATAGCCCCACTCCACTCTGATACATTAGTGTTATTTACACCATCTCGACCGGCACCCCAACACGCTCCACTGCACCATGAACCAGCAGAACGGGGGAAAAAGTTCACTTTCACAAAAGAAGTCAATATATGGATTGTGATGGAGGTTGGGGGTCTTATTTTAAGACTGTGAGACAGAGGGCTGCGGGTATCGATTTAGATGCTAAACCACTGATCCGTCACATCTTTCACCGTGGGCGTTATCTGTGCTCTGGGATTTGCTGTCGTGTCTGTTGTCTTGACCACGTTTAACCGTTTGGTGTATGTTTGTGGGTAGTCGAAAGGTAATCAGATAGGAATGAAAATAAGTGCCTAAataagtttttttcaaacatatttatAGGTCAGACAGAAGCTATGGTTTACTGTGTTGTCCTGCTGTATGCCCCTCATGATAACAGCCCCTGATAAGCATCAGTCATTTATCGCGGGGGTCGATTGAAAGAAAGGTGTCCAAATGATTTTTTGGCATCTACGTAATTAGCTTCATGATGTAAATGCCGGCGTGACGTTTACTTGCTTTTCTTCTTACAGATCTTTGAAACACCTCATTTCTCAAGTTCATGACATTTTACAGCagtacaatataaaacaatacagaGTGCAAAGTAAAACACAATTAAGATGATGAAAACAGTGATTATTTACAATagagtatatttatatatacaaaagTATCTAAGCAAAGTATTTctgaaaatattatattcatGTTATGTAAGGCTTCATGCCACCTCTTtttcacactgtaaaaatgcatttttattcaaatcgGCATAAAAAAATTGGAAGAGTCAGACAAATACAAACTCAAGATCATATAAGACGATCTTTAAATATTATGAATCAAATAGTCAAACATAATATTGAATCTTAATGAGTTGGACTGGATGCCGAGAAGGTGTTCGATTCAGTTGGAATTTCTATTTATGGTCAATGATTTGGATTGAATGACTCAATATTAAAGTGTTTCAAGCATTATACTGTATGATAAACCGCTGGCAAGAGTTAAAGTAATtggtgttctttccaaacagttttcttttaaatgtgaaacaCATCAAGGCTGCCCAATATGGCTTTCACAGATGATATTCTGGTATACTTGAAGTGGCCAACCATTGGTGACCGGATGGGCGTGTCTAGCAACGCAACAAAGTTGAGAAATCTTCAACTCCATGCAAATGAAGAGCGAATTTCAGAAGCGACAGACAATAACTCAACCatggaaaatatcaaaaaacatcattcattaaaaaaactctaaacacaacagataacaaacagtaacaacgatattaaagcataaattaagccagcaagaactaaaacactaatctttaaaagaaaaacaaatacgaaacacagaattgaacatgctgcaatgcatcttgggaactttaAAACTCTTGCAATCTTGCTTGTTCAGAAtagattgttttgtaaattggGCAAACTTTCTTACGCATTTTGGGCAAAAACTGATTAGACCATTGGTGCGTTTATGCAATCCATCATATAGATTGAGATGGAAAGAACTAGAAACGTTTGTATCACTGGAAGTGCCTGCACGGGTAGCTTTTGGAGACATGGAcctattaaataaattattgatgGTAGATAATCCATAGTATCTTTAAGAATCTGGAAGAAACGTGTGGAATTATGCAATCTAAAGGACTCTGTGGTACTGCCAGGTTGGTGTGCACAGAGTTTGTACCCAATGAATCAGATAACAGGTTTAGAACTGGATTAGAAAAGGTTTAACTGCATATTACACATTTATGGATAAAGGGAAACTTCGGAGCTTCCGGAAGATTAAAGAAAATTCTGAGCTGGAGAACCAAGATTTTTACAGGTACCTACAAGGATCATACTAAAAGAGATGAATCAAAGGAATAAGAAGGTGGGATATTGAAGGTTTATTTGTCAGCCTATGAATCACAACCCTGTAAAATGTTGTATCAAAATCGTAtagtgcatttaaaacaaactaaatcGATAGGCTCATTATGTATAAAAGAGAGATTGGAGCGTGATGGAAGCTTGAACTTAAGCCTTTCAGTAGAGGACCGGGAAACTGCATGTGAGTCACAGTGGAATATGACACACTACTTGTTCTGGAGGAGTTAGGGTATcgtttgtttttttcacaatgcatatccttaaaatattttctggaGCTGACCTTCCATGAACTTATTCTTGCTTAAGATACATAAAAGTTtagaaagtatttttaatatataaattcctTGTACCTATACGTTTAATTCCCAATGATTTCCTGAATAAGTTTAGAATTTTGACAGTTGCAAGCAAGAAGGCAATTAAATGGCTGTAAGCAGTTTCACCTACTCAGAAGGACTGGATTGATAAAGTGTATGATCTTTTTTCATGCAAAACTTTAAGACTAAAATCCCAATTGTTTTCTGTCTAATGGGAACGTTGGTTTAAATACATATCTCCTATAAAGTCAACACGCAATCAAACTTAGTCAAAACAAATTCTTAGTGTTTTACACAGATGTgtaatgattattataaatgatttatcagtgcacaccattattttttAGAATTTTATTATGGAGATCTCTTGATGATGAACAACTCCCTCGTAACATGTGTCTGTATCAAATCAATTCTTCACCATGTGacatcagcaacaaaaaagaggtaggactatactgactgtccaatggccaggcattttaACCCCTCCCCTCCAGGTCCAAAtgacaacaaaccaatcaaaaagggaagggcaaaataaagccctgCCCCtacgttttttttcttatttcagaagccgtttcactcggatacacggtacggaaaagaagtcaatcgcaacttccgtttcatggtgactttaagatCAGATTTTGCGTAACTAAATTACATTTAAGGATAACCTATATGATTTGGTGCAGACACATGTTACGAGGGAGTTGTTCATTACCCAAGAGATCTCCATAATACACATTACTAAATAAGAAGTTATATGTAAATAAGAAGGATCATTTGGAGAAAGTCTTCTGATACATTCATAAAACCTTATATTACTTGTCgtgaatgtttatgttttaccTTTGCCAATGGTACAAAATTATCTGTGTATGTGATGTTGACTGTTGTTGactaaaaaatgcaaaaaaaaaaaagaacaaacacggcctttatttataaataaatagctTAAAATGTATCTAATGTTTGCTGTACGATAAACGAGGTTTGTATTTGCATTAtggtatttatttgtgttcacagaactgtcatgaaaataatgttatttgGGGTCAAATATGATGTGATCTCGGCTTTGTGAGAGTGTTTGCACGTTTATTGTAATATGCagacaaaataatagtgtttgctttcattatttcttaTTGCTTTTTATACAGTCACATCATCTCTGCACACAATGTCCTCCATTTCATTAATGCAAGGGAATGAAAATAACCTTCAGGGTAAGTAATAGCTATTTGTGAGCGTTCAGCATTTTTTAGATCATATATTCATGCACTCACAGCTGCAGGGTTGAGGTCTCGATAATTCTATTCTGAAGACTTTTATGCCATTTTATATAGAGAACAGAAAATGACTATTGCTTAAAAGCCGATATATTATACGGTGTACTGTTGTGCCATGTCACTGCGGATAGATCTTATCTGGTCTCCTCAACACCCtgcttttatgtgtgtgtggtcaAGAATAAATGAGTATATATGTCTGGGTGGTCTGCAATAAAAACAGCAGGAAAAAGTTAATCCCATGCTCCATATAACTTTCCCTACTGTGCTGAATAATTTATACAAGCCAAGGAATCTCTAATACTGCCCATCACTGCTGAGAATATAAACCTGCCACCCTGACAGCGCCCCCTACAAACACGATGCTTGgcaaaatgaaccatggttttactatagtaaaagtgtTTTGTGGAAGTTTTACTGCAGAGTCATGGTTAGTTTGTACTTACTATATTTGAACTAAAGGAACcaggtgatttttttaaagaagcaatGCAGAGacttagtggcatctagtggtgaggttgtaaattgcaaccaacgactcACTCCACCACTCACGTGCACTACGGaggctctcacaggacaaagatgtcattgCGTATTCTGCGGAAAGAGATCATGTATTACGTTTCTCTGAAAGACGCTCTAGAGTTTATCcgtttagaaacaacatggaagATTCCATGTAATGGGACCCGCggtaaatagctcattcttaacataacgcttcattatgtaaggtctttatgcaACTCTGATGGCATAATTAGGCTATTGtatcatttctgtcaaaagatcttccaaaaaattgcacactggacctttaagtgtcATAAACTTTTAAAACCTATAAAATTAATTCTGGTTatttgtaaccaatgcaagacTTCTAAGTTgtaatattatgtaaaaaaatgtcataaagtACAATCATATGAATTTTAACCCTGAATATTTGAAGCTTTGGAGTGGAGGTGATTTTTTTAGTCTGTACTCTATAAGGCCAATTTCATCAATTTAATTGGTCGGTGGAGGAAATGCCAAAGGCTTCAAGCAGACCGTAACAGAGGTTGTAAACCTGATCTGCCTTTATATTCATGCCAGGAGACAGCATCTCTTCACGTGTCTGGTCTCTTTTCTGATGAGCTTAAAGGGCCGCTATCCCAGaaaattcactttaaaatgtttatctaccagaaattgagtcggCAGCGTGTGAGCAGAAACACCCTGTTATTATTCAAATCCatatattcttctttttgtaatctcctctaaaccacaacagtgacacagaacaggctgttggggatcccctaacaatctgatgtcacattgtttatgCCTGCCCATTaccgctcacagactccgccttgTGAGCGCTTATGTCCATCTTCAgccagagacacgctgtcaCCCATTTTCatgcaagagcagatgtagccactagccagtgacaaaaatgtctaagaaacaacaaatgcgTGCTGTTGTTCaatgtaaaatggaacataaaaggaggTCGGGAGGAGACCTTTCTGATGAGCCCGgagatattaacattttaaaaagtccCTGGCAGGACGATGATGACTTAGCGTTCGGGAAGAATTAACTTTTTCCGGATCAACAAGCCAACATTCACCGGTCCACATCTCCGGTGCGGAAAGACTAGAGAAACGAGCCAGGACTCGTTGGAAAGGTCTCTACCAGGGCGTTTGAATGACACGGACCGTTAGTCGATGCAACCCCTAAGTTCGGGAGCGATGAGGTTACACAAAAATTGCTACTCACAACGtaataacacctggttgctgatctttacatacatGTTTGTCATATACAAGCACTCTGAATACATGTTTATGCctatatccgtgtttatgtctgttagtaatatgcacatgattaatcatcaatagACGTTTATGAaaaaggcattaaggtgatttttattgcagttagtgtatagTTTTTCTTTGGACAAGGCTTTACAGACGTAATTGCGctttccgccatattgcttgtcttgatgtcatccaaagcacatgtgtaagcgctcCTCCTCATATTTTGAatacggggaggggagcagaagctcatttgcatttaaagagacatacaCAAAAACGGCGTGTTTTCCATTGCAGACAGatatggccatgttcaacatattgtaatgaaagatatgtgggttattttgagctgaaacttta containing:
- the tmem230b gene encoding transmembrane protein 230b isoform X2, with the protein product MAPRNMTNSGVRYSKLASDDDGYIDLQFKRSPPKVPYKAIALATGLFLIGTILIIIGSLLLAGYFEVNDHRDRTIPVLIIGILVFLPGFYHLRIAYYASKGYRGYSYDDIPDFDD
- the tmem230b gene encoding transmembrane protein 230b isoform X1, which encodes MNSGGKMAPRNMTNSGVRYSKLASDDDGYIDLQFKRSPPKVPYKAIALATGLFLIGTILIIIGSLLLAGYFEVNDHRDRTIPVLIIGILVFLPGFYHLRIAYYASKGYRGYSYDDIPDFDD